Proteins from a genomic interval of uncultured Desulfuromusa sp.:
- a CDS encoding PaaI family thioesterase, which yields MNHKIKNSQHISKQCLVCGTENQFGLKTRFFETEENEVIALFTPREEHQSYPGIAHGGVSAALLDEVIGRAIMAHYDQNTFGVTIDLQVKYKKPVPLGIELKVIGRVTNDRGRLYEGTGELYLPDGTVAVLAQGKYMKRSLGQITNSHFIEEEWFSPDGVLPDEIEL from the coding sequence ATGAATCACAAAATCAAAAATTCTCAGCATATCTCCAAACAATGCCTGGTCTGCGGAACTGAGAACCAGTTCGGACTGAAAACACGATTTTTTGAAACTGAGGAGAATGAGGTTATCGCCCTGTTCACCCCGCGAGAAGAGCATCAAAGCTATCCCGGAATTGCTCACGGTGGCGTTTCAGCAGCTCTGCTTGATGAAGTCATCGGCAGGGCAATCATGGCACACTACGACCAGAACACTTTTGGTGTCACCATCGACCTGCAAGTCAAATATAAGAAACCCGTCCCGCTTGGCATAGAACTAAAAGTGATTGGACGCGTCACCAATGACAGAGGGCGGCTTTATGAAGGAACCGGTGAGCTCTACCTTCCTGATGGCACAGTCGCTGTTTTGGCACAAGGGAAATATATGAAAAGAAGTCTGGGGCAAATCACCAACAGTCATTTTATCGAGGAGGAGTGGTTTTCTCCTGATGGTGTCCTTCCGGATGAAATAGAGCTGTAA
- a CDS encoding alanyl-tRNA editing protein: MTEKLFWADPYLSACDTIVTSVQDDLVTLRETVFYPFSGGQESDAGTIDIYPVLEAKKSGIDIHYRLPGQHHLKLGDQVHVKIDWQRRYQLMRLHFAAEVILELVYQSLPGIEKIGAHIAADKARLDFIWPVNISSEFPGISAAAQKLVDQNLEIVSAFSDEATQQRYWQVAGLGKVPCGGTHLRRTGEIGMIRLKRKNIGKGKERIEIYVNLFESSPDSMMHETS, translated from the coding sequence ATGACTGAGAAACTTTTCTGGGCTGATCCATACCTTTCTGCCTGTGACACAATTGTGACGTCTGTCCAAGATGATCTTGTGACTCTTCGCGAGACCGTTTTTTATCCCTTTTCCGGTGGCCAGGAAAGTGATGCTGGAACAATAGATATTTATCCGGTTCTCGAAGCGAAGAAATCCGGCATTGATATCCACTATCGCCTCCCAGGACAACACCACCTCAAGTTGGGGGATCAAGTGCATGTCAAGATTGATTGGCAGCGGCGCTATCAGTTGATGCGGTTGCATTTTGCCGCCGAAGTTATCCTTGAACTGGTCTATCAGAGTTTACCCGGGATTGAAAAGATTGGTGCTCATATTGCCGCAGATAAAGCCCGTCTCGATTTTATCTGGCCGGTCAATATTTCATCAGAATTTCCAGGTATCTCTGCTGCTGCCCAAAAACTTGTGGATCAGAATCTGGAAATCGTCAGTGCTTTTTCAGATGAGGCCACACAACAACGTTATTGGCAAGTGGCTGGTTTGGGGAAGGTTCCTTGCGGTGGTACTCATCTGAGAAGAACCGGTGAGATTGGGATGATTCGTTTGAAGAGAAAAAATATTGGTAAAGGTAAAGAACGAATTGAGATTTATGTGAATCTTTTCGAAAGCTCCCCAGATTCAATGATGCATGAAACCAGTTGA
- a CDS encoding ABC transporter permease translates to MKHLFNLTFILLSVLVLLFIVIPLVGLFSGVGWDGLRGAFLDSEIMLSVWLTMRVSFLGTCLILLTGLPLAYLIARNDFKGKSIIESIIDIPVMIPHTAAGIALLMAFNQGGMQRFFKSMGIQFIDTEAGIMIAMMFLSSPFLINGAKEGFKNVDPKLENVARTLGAGRFSAFFRVVLPNAQKDIVNGMLMMWSRGLGEFGAVVIIAYHPMVAPVMIYDRFNSYGLSYSAPVAAVMIAVSLTTFLLVRGLNNRKLR, encoded by the coding sequence ATGAAGCATCTGTTTAATCTGACCTTTATCCTGCTCTCGGTCCTTGTTCTGCTGTTTATTGTGATCCCTCTGGTTGGACTTTTCAGTGGGGTTGGCTGGGACGGGCTGAGGGGTGCGTTCCTTGACTCGGAAATCATGCTCTCAGTCTGGCTGACAATGAGGGTGTCTTTTCTGGGGACATGCCTGATCCTGCTGACCGGGTTGCCTCTGGCTTACCTCATTGCCAGGAACGATTTCAAGGGCAAGTCGATTATCGAAAGCATTATCGATATTCCGGTTATGATTCCCCATACAGCCGCCGGCATTGCTCTGTTGATGGCTTTTAACCAAGGGGGGATGCAGCGCTTTTTTAAAAGCATGGGGATTCAGTTTATTGATACCGAAGCTGGAATCATGATTGCCATGATGTTTCTGTCGTCACCGTTTCTGATTAATGGTGCCAAAGAGGGCTTCAAGAATGTTGACCCAAAACTGGAAAATGTTGCAAGGACCTTAGGTGCCGGACGTTTTTCTGCTTTTTTCCGGGTTGTTCTACCCAATGCACAGAAAGACATTGTTAACGGCATGCTGATGATGTGGAGCCGAGGGTTGGGGGAATTCGGAGCCGTGGTCATTATTGCCTACCATCCGATGGTCGCTCCGGTGATGATTTATGATCGTTTTAACAGTTACGGCCTTTCATATTCGGCTCCGGTAGCAGCAGTCATGATTGCTGTTTCGTTAACGACGTTCCTGCTTGTCAGAGGCTTAAACAACCGCAAACTCAGATAG
- a CDS encoding ABC transporter ATP-binding protein: MTDKKNPAFVKFRSIVKRFGEVTAVNNVDIDIAEGSLVTLLGPSGCGKTTLLRMIAGLETPTEGDIFINDKRINDIPIHKRNLGMIFQNYALFPHKSIFDNVAFGLKYRSAGKDEMREKVHKALKLVRLPGVENRMPSQLSGGQQQRIALARAIIIEPDVLLMDEPLSALDENLREEMRREITNLQQEIGVTTIFVTHDQREALSMSDKIIVMNQGVKQQEGKPEEVYNHFTNHFVADFLGHPNFLQVTVDQERNGYLEVHLENGDKFLATPATEFKSGDKAEVVVRAQKLKMELKSEFNRKEGMNYLFGRISDRSYMGGEANYYVELEDKSLLHVISFVRRVPLQRNDEVYIRINPEDCRLIKN, from the coding sequence TTGACTGACAAGAAAAATCCCGCGTTTGTAAAGTTTCGTAGCATTGTAAAACGTTTTGGCGAAGTGACAGCCGTCAACAACGTCGATATCGACATAGCGGAAGGCTCTCTGGTCACCCTTCTCGGGCCCTCAGGTTGTGGAAAGACGACTCTTTTGCGCATGATCGCGGGGTTGGAAACCCCAACTGAAGGGGATATTTTCATCAACGATAAGCGGATCAACGATATCCCGATACACAAGCGTAATCTCGGGATGATCTTCCAGAATTACGCCCTGTTCCCGCACAAGAGCATCTTTGATAATGTCGCTTTTGGACTGAAATACCGAAGCGCAGGCAAAGATGAAATGCGCGAAAAGGTTCATAAAGCTCTGAAACTGGTAAGGCTGCCCGGAGTTGAGAACCGCATGCCGTCACAGCTCTCCGGTGGCCAACAGCAACGTATCGCTCTCGCTCGCGCGATTATCATTGAGCCGGATGTTCTCCTGATGGACGAACCACTGTCCGCTTTGGATGAAAACCTGCGCGAGGAAATGCGCCGCGAAATCACCAACCTGCAGCAGGAGATCGGGGTCACTACGATTTTCGTAACCCACGACCAACGCGAAGCCCTTTCCATGTCCGACAAGATTATCGTCATGAATCAGGGTGTCAAACAGCAGGAAGGGAAGCCGGAAGAAGTCTACAATCATTTCACCAACCATTTTGTCGCGGATTTTCTCGGCCATCCCAATTTCCTGCAGGTCACCGTAGACCAAGAACGTAACGGCTATCTGGAAGTCCACCTGGAAAACGGGGACAAATTTTTGGCGACTCCGGCCACAGAATTCAAGTCCGGAGACAAAGCTGAAGTCGTCGTCCGGGCGCAAAAACTGAAAATGGAGCTTAAATCCGAATTTAACCGGAAAGAGGGGATGAACTACTTGTTCGGCAGAATCAGCGACAGAAGCTATATGGGAGGCGAAGCCAACTATTATGTTGAGCTCGAAGATAAATCGCTGCTCCATGTCATCAGCTTTGTTCGCCGCGTCCCTTTGCAACGCAATGACGAGGTCTATATCCGGATCAACCCGGAAGATTGTCGATTGATTAAAAACTGA
- the wtpA gene encoding tungstate ABC transporter substrate-binding protein WtpA, protein MQAKLYRHIILSLICFLLLATASWAENKEIITIFHAGSLSVPFAEIEKAFEEQYPQYNVQREASGSRAAARKITDIKKPADVMASADYKVIDNLMIPDNAKFNAQFATNEMAIAFTGKAKYADQITAENWPQIFLKEGVKVGHSDPNMDPCGYRSMLVTKLAEDYYKMPGLFDQLFGYGDSFQNGEENSAKVIVRPKETDLLGLIEAGMYDYLYIYKSVAEQHNLKYLTLPEEVSLKSAKFADQYKKATFQINGKKPGEWITKKGGPMVYGITVAENNICPANKEGAVLFVKFVLSEQGQAIMKKNGQGVIAPAIVTGDSSILY, encoded by the coding sequence ATGCAGGCCAAATTATATCGCCATATCATCTTGAGTTTAATCTGCTTTTTGCTCTTAGCGACGGCAAGCTGGGCGGAAAATAAAGAAATTATCACTATTTTCCATGCCGGAAGCTTGTCTGTTCCCTTTGCTGAGATTGAAAAAGCCTTTGAGGAGCAATACCCGCAGTATAATGTGCAGCGGGAGGCGTCGGGCAGCCGTGCTGCCGCGAGAAAAATTACCGACATCAAAAAACCGGCTGATGTCATGGCCAGCGCTGATTATAAGGTGATCGACAATCTGATGATTCCTGATAATGCTAAATTTAACGCTCAGTTTGCGACCAATGAAATGGCAATCGCTTTTACCGGCAAGGCAAAATATGCTGATCAGATTACGGCAGAGAACTGGCCGCAGATTTTTCTGAAAGAGGGTGTCAAGGTTGGGCATTCCGATCCCAATATGGACCCCTGCGGCTACCGGTCTATGCTGGTGACCAAACTGGCTGAAGATTACTATAAAATGCCCGGTCTGTTTGACCAGTTGTTTGGTTACGGTGATTCGTTTCAAAATGGTGAAGAAAATTCGGCCAAGGTTATTGTTCGACCGAAGGAAACAGATCTTCTGGGACTGATTGAAGCAGGAATGTATGATTATCTCTATATTTATAAATCGGTAGCAGAACAACACAATTTAAAATATCTGACCCTGCCGGAAGAGGTTTCTCTGAAAAGCGCCAAATTTGCTGATCAGTACAAAAAAGCAACGTTCCAGATTAACGGGAAAAAGCCGGGTGAATGGATTACGAAAAAAGGTGGCCCCATGGTCTATGGCATTACTGTGGCTGAGAACAATATCTGTCCGGCCAATAAGGAAGGTGCCGTTCTTTTTGTCAAATTTGTCCTCTCTGAACAAGGGCAGGCCATTATGAAGAAGAATGGCCAGGGAGTTATCGCTCCAGCCATTGTAACCGGTGACTCATCCATCCTGTACTGA
- a CDS encoding ATP-binding cassette domain-containing protein: MLSLRNIGLQKGSFTLKQVSFDVKERDYFVILGRTGSGKTLLLETIAGLHKHTGTVSYRQQDITEVPPEKRKVGFVYQDFALFPHLSVIKNIRFSDRYQAQSSKSEWDELIDFLELGHLLQRRIHYLSGGEKQRVALARAIYSRPDILLLDEPLSAIDPSFRNIIMENLKGLKQRFQITVVHVTHNFREAAYLADNIGIMMDGKLVQQGPVREVLHHPGNIPVAQFLGFRNILRTHLIDPDGEDRYFTVNPALIQLSDAAADCDYSLRGICRELNEGYNHHELLIEAEGVPVTVNIARQNYDPTLFSAGTAVHLSFPRSAVTFFPLTEGSDEASV, from the coding sequence ATGCTGTCTCTGCGTAATATCGGTCTGCAAAAAGGCTCCTTCACATTAAAGCAGGTTTCCTTTGATGTGAAGGAGCGTGACTATTTCGTCATTCTCGGAAGAACCGGCAGTGGGAAAACCCTGTTGCTGGAAACGATTGCCGGGCTGCATAAACATACGGGAACCGTTTCTTATCGACAGCAGGATATTACAGAGGTGCCGCCGGAGAAACGCAAGGTTGGTTTTGTTTACCAGGATTTTGCCCTGTTTCCGCACTTGTCTGTCATCAAAAACATTCGTTTTTCCGATCGCTATCAGGCCCAGTCCAGCAAGTCAGAATGGGATGAATTGATTGATTTTCTGGAGTTGGGACACCTGCTTCAGCGCCGCATCCACTATCTGAGCGGTGGCGAAAAACAACGGGTTGCATTGGCCAGAGCTATTTATTCGCGACCTGATATCCTGTTGCTCGACGAACCACTCAGCGCTATTGATCCGAGTTTCCGCAATATCATCATGGAAAATCTGAAAGGGCTGAAGCAGCGGTTTCAAATCACTGTTGTCCATGTCACCCATAATTTCCGGGAAGCTGCCTATCTGGCAGATAATATTGGCATTATGATGGATGGAAAACTGGTTCAGCAGGGACCGGTCAGGGAGGTTCTCCACCATCCTGGCAATATTCCCGTGGCTCAATTTCTGGGTTTCAGAAATATTCTGCGGACCCACCTTATCGATCCCGATGGAGAGGATCGTTACTTTACCGTCAATCCGGCATTGATTCAATTATCCGACGCTGCTGCTGATTGTGATTACAGTCTGCGTGGAATCTGTCGTGAATTGAATGAAGGATATAACCATCATGAACTCTTGATTGAAGCGGAAGGTGTTCCCGTTACTGTCAATATTGCCAGACAGAACTATGATCCCACTCTTTTCAGCGCCGGAACAGCTGTTCATTTGAGTTTTCCCCGTTCTGCCGTGACTTTTTTTCCGTTGACGGAGGGTTCGGATGAAGCATCTGTTTAA
- a CDS encoding radical SAM protein encodes MEKRNNRAMTVIFKNSLEKKNVDLTTLIDSTKEFLQIYQQSDFAQTDFWEIVADENGQAQFSELLKSTGFTDDAEGFFSAVLNEVALGTGEAVVIQGVILPHALLVALLEQILPGHGYISIKSVQQLVDLTNCDIPEEQKDDIQKVIEIYPVRLSRHTIRQLMVSKAVAYQYMPFIQELNPTGFDNTWIGQFHDGLFEQMYQNRVIFLLNMACPVYCRFCFRKHKDSRNEKNPTPHDVKKAVGQVEKSKSIKEIVVTGGDPFMHRPNMEATIEGLMQVDHVQTLRLATRSIAYYPNMFLENDEEYLNYLKGKNLQLQKQGKRMEVATHFIHPDEISPESLEIISELVNNGIAVYIQTPFLNNCNDSGPELVELFSRLRGAGAEIHYIYIPCSPIKGNSIYWKPLSYGIDMGAFLRANLSDRAIPRICTATPIGKMDWFSSGWAVEKDAENENFIWIRTPYTPEFFKKFAPLANDLEIIRSNDEGTIDIKYLAEIGNDSYLIGPRPKRKTTRHQPARAEEIEQIKQKLANTRQTAHSIIDTGLEHLCRTHKTKVEISPDAGEESLNYIANNNQITDVVISATEDAIDILFSIKKIMRKLADISHVNTVRLRSMAFTNAPERFTRGIINTLTTLNNVRTISPLRLEIETWFILPNELTIAHKTMVKKLKNKGISVYCNVPLLGGINDRDTIIQELANKLRKAGIEFHHLYIAGLPIQNPRNTDFPIDSYDVTDIATMVRREGSGREIPRYIISTIYGEVDYGLTSSFIQEQDTCKIKLDCYDKAYYLAMNPYYTFAQDVEFDDEKPVVEVPGLIKTNPFPVS; translated from the coding sequence ATGGAAAAGCGTAACAACAGGGCAATGACAGTAATTTTCAAAAATTCCCTGGAAAAAAAGAATGTTGATCTCACCACTTTAATCGATTCTACAAAAGAATTTCTGCAGATCTACCAGCAAAGTGATTTTGCGCAAACAGATTTTTGGGAAATTGTCGCCGATGAGAACGGTCAGGCACAATTTTCCGAACTGTTGAAGTCAACAGGCTTCACGGATGATGCCGAAGGATTTTTTAGTGCTGTCCTGAACGAAGTTGCCTTGGGGACAGGAGAAGCCGTTGTCATTCAAGGGGTTATTCTTCCTCATGCCCTGCTCGTCGCTTTGCTGGAACAGATCCTGCCAGGTCACGGCTATATCTCAATTAAAAGTGTCCAGCAGCTTGTTGACCTGACAAATTGTGATATTCCCGAGGAACAAAAGGACGACATCCAGAAGGTGATCGAAATCTACCCCGTCCGGCTATCGCGTCACACCATCCGCCAACTCATGGTATCCAAGGCAGTCGCCTATCAGTACATGCCTTTCATCCAGGAGTTGAATCCTACAGGCTTTGACAACACCTGGATTGGCCAATTCCACGATGGCCTGTTCGAACAAATGTATCAGAATCGGGTCATTTTTCTTCTCAATATGGCCTGTCCGGTTTATTGCCGCTTCTGTTTCAGAAAACACAAAGATTCAAGAAACGAAAAGAACCCGACCCCTCATGATGTGAAAAAAGCCGTCGGACAGGTGGAAAAATCTAAGTCGATCAAAGAGATTGTCGTAACCGGTGGAGACCCCTTTATGCACCGTCCTAATATGGAAGCCACCATCGAGGGATTGATGCAAGTCGACCATGTTCAGACTTTACGCCTCGCCACTCGTTCCATTGCCTATTATCCCAACATGTTTCTGGAGAATGACGAAGAGTATCTCAACTATCTCAAGGGTAAAAACCTTCAACTACAGAAACAAGGCAAAAGGATGGAGGTCGCAACTCACTTTATCCATCCCGATGAAATTTCCCCCGAAAGTCTGGAAATTATTTCAGAACTTGTCAATAACGGGATCGCTGTTTATATCCAGACGCCGTTTCTCAACAATTGCAACGATTCCGGACCCGAACTCGTTGAACTCTTCAGCCGTTTGCGCGGTGCCGGTGCCGAAATTCATTATATCTATATTCCCTGCAGCCCAATCAAGGGGAATAGCATTTACTGGAAGCCTCTTTCCTATGGTATCGATATGGGAGCATTTCTGCGCGCAAACCTGTCTGACCGCGCTATCCCACGCATCTGTACAGCGACGCCGATCGGCAAAATGGATTGGTTCAGTAGCGGTTGGGCCGTCGAAAAAGACGCTGAAAATGAAAACTTCATCTGGATCAGGACCCCTTACACACCGGAATTCTTCAAGAAGTTTGCCCCGCTTGCCAACGACCTGGAGATCATCAGGAGCAACGATGAAGGGACGATCGACATCAAGTACCTGGCAGAAATAGGAAATGATTCTTATCTGATCGGACCACGGCCAAAGCGTAAGACAACCAGACACCAACCGGCCCGGGCCGAGGAGATAGAACAGATTAAACAAAAGCTGGCAAACACCAGGCAAACAGCGCACAGTATTATTGATACCGGACTGGAACACCTTTGCCGCACCCACAAGACCAAAGTTGAAATCAGCCCAGACGCCGGAGAAGAATCACTCAATTACATTGCGAACAACAATCAGATCACTGATGTCGTTATTTCGGCGACAGAAGACGCCATCGACATTCTCTTCAGTATCAAAAAAATCATGAGAAAGCTGGCCGACATCTCCCATGTCAACACAGTGAGATTACGCAGCATGGCATTCACCAACGCTCCGGAACGTTTTACCCGGGGGATCATCAATACTCTGACCACATTAAATAACGTGCGCACAATCAGCCCTTTACGATTGGAGATTGAAACCTGGTTCATCCTCCCGAATGAACTAACGATAGCTCATAAAACCATGGTGAAAAAGCTGAAGAACAAGGGGATATCCGTCTACTGCAATGTTCCTCTGCTTGGCGGTATTAATGACAGAGACACGATTATCCAAGAGCTAGCCAACAAACTGCGTAAAGCGGGGATAGAGTTTCACCACCTTTATATCGCCGGACTACCCATTCAAAACCCCAGAAACACTGATTTTCCAATCGACTCCTATGATGTCACCGATATTGCCACAATGGTCAGACGCGAAGGCAGCGGCCGGGAAATCCCCAGATACATCATCAGCACCATATACGGTGAAGTCGATTACGGCTTGACCTCCTCTTTCATCCAGGAGCAGGATACCTGCAAAATCAAGCTCGACTGCTACGACAAAGCCTATTATCTGGCGATGAATCCTTACTATACTTTTGCTCAGGATGTTGAATTCGACGACGAAAAACCGGTTGTTGAGGTTCCCGGCCTGATCAAGACAAACCCCTTCCCGGTTTCTTGA
- a CDS encoding extracellular solute-binding protein — MKDKMEKNLDQIYESYKEGSLSRRDFVKYLGVAGAAAGIVGSPFGMAGNAFAKNSITVHSWGGTTSKALRQYAFDPFTKATGTKVIDATFAGMDAFLTQVKASFPPGGEFNIAHLSAVYDYLRYKELGFNSILDESKIPNLKNVMPVMIETLRNITDGNLSAVPYDVGQTGIAYNLDKISKEKAEKLGASLLWDKDLKGRLGTWGGDFRTNMWYAALHTGQNPNNITNVNDVWDALKEQRDMMKKYWSSGSELMSLLANGEIYATVAWSGRVAALQKQGHNIGYLAPNNTYSWMEYMYVIKGSDMAIAQKLLNFMLEPDAAIAVAKGQNYPPSLDPSKITMPDEIKQLPAFDPTGTLKGYLFADPVYWNSKQLEWSEKWDRVKAGV, encoded by the coding sequence ATGAAGGACAAGATGGAGAAAAACCTGGATCAGATATATGAAAGCTATAAAGAGGGATCCTTGTCGCGCCGTGATTTTGTAAAATATCTCGGGGTTGCCGGTGCTGCCGCCGGAATCGTAGGAAGCCCTTTCGGTATGGCCGGAAATGCCTTTGCCAAGAACTCGATCACTGTCCATTCCTGGGGTGGAACCACCTCCAAAGCCTTGAGGCAGTATGCCTTTGATCCCTTCACCAAAGCAACCGGAACCAAGGTTATCGACGCAACCTTCGCCGGGATGGATGCGTTCCTGACCCAGGTCAAAGCCTCCTTCCCACCGGGCGGAGAATTCAACATTGCCCACCTGAGCGCCGTGTACGACTATTTGCGCTATAAAGAGTTGGGGTTTAATTCGATTCTTGACGAGAGCAAGATTCCCAATCTGAAAAACGTCATGCCGGTCATGATTGAGACGTTAAGAAACATAACCGACGGCAATCTCTCTGCTGTTCCCTACGATGTCGGTCAGACCGGGATTGCCTACAATCTGGACAAGATCTCCAAGGAGAAAGCAGAAAAACTAGGGGCTTCTCTGCTCTGGGACAAGGATCTCAAGGGCCGTCTTGGAACCTGGGGAGGCGATTTCCGCACCAATATGTGGTATGCGGCTCTGCACACCGGTCAAAATCCCAACAACATTACCAACGTCAATGATGTCTGGGACGCTCTGAAAGAACAACGTGACATGATGAAAAAATACTGGTCTTCGGGTTCCGAGCTGATGAGCCTGCTCGCGAACGGAGAAATCTATGCAACTGTCGCCTGGTCCGGTCGTGTCGCCGCCTTGCAGAAGCAAGGACACAATATCGGCTACCTGGCACCAAACAACACCTACTCCTGGATGGAATATATGTATGTCATCAAAGGGAGCGATATGGCTATTGCTCAGAAATTGCTCAATTTCATGCTTGAACCTGACGCAGCTATTGCAGTCGCCAAAGGACAGAATTATCCACCAAGCCTGGACCCGAGTAAAATTACTATGCCTGATGAAATCAAACAGCTGCCGGCATTCGACCCAACTGGCACGCTCAAGGGGTATTTGTTCGCCGATCCGGTTTACTGGAACAGCAAGCAGTTGGAATGGAGCGAGAAGTGGGATCGCGTCAAGGCCGGCGTATAA
- a CDS encoding LysE family transporter → MINFLAIGIILGLSAGLAPGPLLALVISETLHHDIRSGVKVALSPIVTDLPIILVSFFLVAKLSDFNAALGAISLGGGLFLLLIGCQSLKIKNVRLEIADTKPKSLSKGILTNLLSPHPYLFWITVGTPTIFSAIDITPFTGGAFIVGFYVCLIGSKIMVAILTGKSKTFLTGRSYRAIIRSLGVLIIILAGKLFYDGLQMLQILS, encoded by the coding sequence ATGATCAACTTCCTGGCCATAGGCATCATTCTTGGATTATCTGCAGGGCTTGCTCCGGGTCCGTTACTGGCACTGGTTATCTCAGAAACTCTGCACCACGATATTCGCTCCGGCGTTAAAGTGGCTCTGTCACCCATTGTGACCGATCTGCCAATTATTCTGGTTTCGTTCTTTCTCGTTGCAAAACTATCTGACTTCAATGCTGCGCTGGGGGCCATTTCCCTGGGAGGTGGGCTTTTTCTTCTGCTGATTGGCTGCCAGAGTTTAAAAATAAAGAATGTTCGTCTGGAAATAGCGGATACAAAACCAAAATCACTGAGCAAAGGGATTTTGACCAACCTTTTAAGCCCACATCCCTATCTGTTCTGGATCACAGTCGGCACACCCACGATATTCTCTGCTATTGACATAACCCCTTTTACCGGAGGAGCTTTCATCGTTGGTTTTTACGTCTGTTTAATCGGTTCTAAAATAATGGTGGCAATATTGACTGGAAAGTCAAAAACCTTCCTGACAGGACGCAGTTATCGCGCTATCATACGATCTCTGGGTGTATTGATCATCATTCTGGCAGGAAAATTATTTTATGATGGCTTACAGATGTTACAAATTCTATCGTAA
- a CDS encoding peptidoglycan DD-metalloendopeptidase family protein: MRYPYIAYSPDIEIQPLFEGLKGTPLIIDMSNKGVIFEKMDVRDQCECQRRIEQLMSVGNHTWGISSYLENRQHLLSNCPQMVKEQRFYHLGLDIIVPLGTPLHAPLAATVEASSYEAGEGNYGGNVLLRHENSDYETFYSLYGHLNRKTLPSPGTLLRPGDTFGHIGDFCDNGNWFYHTHLQVITEKGLKQGYLSKGYCSGQDLAGMDDLCPAPLTLFRI; the protein is encoded by the coding sequence ATGAGATATCCTTACATTGCCTACAGTCCAGATATTGAAATTCAGCCTCTTTTTGAGGGGTTGAAAGGCACGCCTCTCATTATCGATATGTCGAACAAAGGGGTCATTTTCGAAAAGATGGATGTCAGGGACCAGTGCGAATGCCAACGCCGCATTGAGCAACTGATGAGTGTCGGCAATCACACATGGGGAATTTCATCTTACCTGGAAAACCGTCAACATCTCCTGTCCAACTGTCCTCAAATGGTCAAAGAGCAACGCTTTTATCATTTAGGGCTTGATATTATCGTTCCCCTCGGTACCCCTTTGCACGCCCCGTTAGCAGCTACAGTCGAAGCCAGCAGCTATGAGGCCGGAGAGGGGAATTATGGCGGTAACGTACTATTACGTCATGAAAACTCTGACTATGAAACCTTTTACAGCCTCTACGGGCACCTGAACAGGAAAACCCTCCCCTCGCCCGGGACCCTATTACGCCCGGGCGACACCTTTGGCCATATCGGCGATTTCTGCGACAATGGCAACTGGTTTTATCATACTCATTTACAGGTCATCACCGAAAAAGGGCTGAAACAAGGATACCTCTCCAAGGGGTACTGTTCAGGTCAGGATCTGGCCGGCATGGACGACCTCTGTCCTGCGCCGCTCACGTTATTTCGGATTTGA